Proteins co-encoded in one Brassica oleracea var. oleracea cultivar TO1000 chromosome C4, BOL, whole genome shotgun sequence genomic window:
- the LOC106339465 gene encoding inosine triphosphate pyrophosphatase — MAAKAAVVLPRPVTFVTGNAKKLEEVKAIIGSSIPFKSLKLDLPELQGEPEDISKEKARLAALQVNGPVLVEDTCLCFNALKGLPGPYIKWFLEKLGHEGLNNLLMAYEDKSAYALCAFSFSHGPGAEPLTFLGKTPGKIVPARGPTDFGWDPVFQPDGYDQTYAEMAKEEKNKISHRYKSLAMVKSHFKEAGYVFQTTDDDTN, encoded by the exons ATGGCGGCGAAAGCAGCGGTGGTATTGCCACGTCCGGTGACGTTTGTGACGGGAAATGCTAAGAAGCTCGAAGAGGTCAAAGCTATCATCGGGAGTTCCATTCCTTTCAAGTCTCTCAAACTCGACC TGCCTGAGCTGCAAGGTGAGCCTGAGGATATCTCCAAAGAGAAAGCTCGTCTGGCTGCTCTTCAG GTAAATGGGCCAGTGCTAGTGGAGGATACATGCCTCTGTTTCAATGCTTTGAAGGGTCTCCCTG GTCCTTACAT CAAGTGGTTTCTTGAGAAGCTTGGCCATGAAG GTTTGAACAACTTACTGATGGCCTATGAAGATAAATCAGCTTATGCATTGTGTGCATTCTCTTTCTCGCATGGTCCAGGTGCTGAACCTCTTACATTTTTGGGGAAAACTCCG GGTAAGATAGTTCCAGCAAGAGGACCAACTGATTTCGGGTGGGATCCAGTGTTTCAACCTGATGGATATGACCAAAC TTATGCAGAAATGGCAAAGGAAGAAAAGAACAAGATATCCCATCGGTACAAGTCTTTAGCTATGGTGAAATCTCACTTTAAGGAGGCTGGCTACGTGTTCCAGACAACAGATGATGATACCAATTAA
- the LOC106336928 gene encoding probable pectate lyase 15: protein MASSSQKVTSVCLTVLVLLALSATILRKIEIPSSRKLKTEELQSSKNSSTMAANRLEGVELNEQHAVDDPDKVADEVSTLVQMSEHNITARRKLGFFSCGTGNPIDDCWRCDRNWHKNRKRLADCGIGFGRNAVGGRDGRFYVVTDPTDEDVINPKPGTLRHAVIQDEPLWIVFKRDMVIELKQELIMNSFKTIDGRGANVHIANGACITIQFITNVIIHGLHIHDCKPTGNAMVRSSPSHFGWRTMADGDAVSIFQSSHIWIDHNSLSHCADGLVDAVMGSTAITVSNNHFTHHNEVMLLGHSDSYTKDKLMQVTIAYNHFGEGLVQRMPRCRHGYFHVVNNDYTHWEMYAIGGSADPTINSQGNRYAAPKNPFAKEVTKRVETDASEWQKWNWRSEGDLLLNGAFFKASGAEASASYGRASSLAAKPSSMVHTITSTAGALGCRRGRPC, encoded by the exons ATGGCGTCGTCGTCTCAGAAAGTAACCTCTGTTTGTTTGACCGTCCTCGTCCTCTTAGCCCTCAGTGCAACGATTCTCCGGAAAATTGAAATCCCTAGCTCCAG GAAGCTGAAAACAGAGGAGTTGCAGAGCTCAAAAAACAGCTCAACAATGGCGGCGAACAG GCTTGAAGGTGTGGAGTTGAATGAACAGCACGCGGTTGATGATCCAGATAAGGTTGCTGATGAAGTCTCTACCCTTGTTCAGAT GAGCGAACATAACATCACAGCAAGGAGGAAGCTTGGATTTTTCTCATGTGGAACCGGTAACCCAATCGATGACTGTTGGCGTTGTGACCGTAACTGGCATAAGAACCGCAAACGCCTCGCCGATTGTGGGATCGGTTTTGGACGCAACGCTGTTGGTGGTCGTGATGGACGCTTCTACGTTGTCACTGACCCCACTGATGAAGACGTTATTAACCCCAAACCAGGAACTCTTCGCCATGCGGTTATCCAAGATGAGCCTCTGTGGATTGTGTTCAAGAGAGATATGGTGATAGAGCTGAAACAAGAGCTGATTATGAACAGTTTCAAGACCATTGATGGTCGTGGTGCTAATGTCCATATAGCCAACGGTGCTTGCATCACTATCCAGTTTATCACCAACGTCATCATCCATGGTCTTCACATTCATGATTGCAAGCCTACTGGAAACGCCATGGTTAGAAGCTCGCCATCTCACTTTGGCTGGAGAACAATGGCTGATGGTGATGCAGTCTCTATCTTTCAATCATCTCATATCTGGATTGATCATAACTCTCTCTCTCACTGTGCTGATGGCCTTGTGGATGCTGTCATGGGTTCTACTGCTATTACCGTTTCCAATAACCACTTTACACACCACAATGAGGTCATGTTACTCGGCCACAGTGATTCCTACACAAAAGACAAGCTGATGCAAGTGACCATTGCTTACAACCATTTTGGAGAAGGCTTGGTTCAGAGAATGCCAAG GTGCAGACATGGGTATTTCCATGTGGTCAACAACGACTACACACACTGGGAGATGTACGCAATTGGTGGGAGTGCAGATCCAACCATCAACAGTCAAGGAAACAGATATGCTGCTCCTAAGAACCCTTTCGCCAAAGAG GTGACGAAAAGAGTAGAGACAGATGCAAGTGAGTGGCAGAAGTGGAATTGGAGATCAGAAGGAGATCTGCTACTGAATGGAGCATTCTTCAAGGCATCAGGAGCAGAAGCATCAGCTAGCTATGGACGAGCCTCAAGCTTAGCAGCTAAACCATCATCAATGGTCCACACCATAACCTCTACTGCAGGAGCACTAGGTTGCCGCAGAGGCAGACCTTGTTAG